Genomic segment of Candoia aspera isolate rCanAsp1 chromosome 2, rCanAsp1.hap2, whole genome shotgun sequence:
ttaccatctccaccctcctaAATTACATAGCTTGGTTCCCTTCTGCCCATAAACAACACTTTTTAATCAGTGAATCACAAAATCACCAATTAATTTTTAGCcattgtcagcaaaaagtccattaagggtttcTCGTGTTTTATAAAAGTGACGGTTGTTCTCCccttgatcaaacaagtcaatttctGCAGACTCTGCCATCTTCACGATCCATTCCTCCACCAGGAACATATTTTGAATATACTCTGAAAGTGAGGTCTGAGAAGCAATAGCCCAGCTGTCAAAAAAGGAACGCTGGCTACAGATAAAAGAGCCACCAAACTGCGTAAAGCTGCAGAAGAAAAGGCAGTGAAGGCGTTAAGAGCTTTCTGTCATCAAATGTGAAACAAGACTATGTGGTCTAGAGATTTGAAAAGATTGGGGGGGGTGTATCCTTGACAAAGAAAGGAGGTGCAAAAGAATGTGAAAATGACTGTGCTGTTGCACAATTTCCTCTTGCATAGCTAAGCTTAAggtcttccaaaaaaaaaacagtcacagAAACCCAAatttggggcggggggcgggTGTGATGCAAGAGGATATCGAACCAGAGAAAGAATACAGTGCTTGGCAAGAGTGAGGGAAGGAGAAGATCAAGTAGAGGAGAGCTGGGATTAAACAGTTTATTGatatggaacagtgtttctcaactgtggcaactttaagaagtgtagacttcaactcccagaattccccagccagcatgctggctggggaattctgggagttgaagtccacacatcttaaagctgccacagttgagaaacactgatatagaataTGAATTATCAATGGAGGCAGGTGGAGATGGCCGCCATTTGTCCCTACAATCACAACAGCCAGGCCCAAGTTAATGATACCTACCTTAGCAACTAAAAACATGACCCTGATTCTCATCCCGTTTGACAGAAACTCTGATCCATGACTGGAGTaaacttccccaacctgggtgccctccagatagcTAACTTCGACAATTTTCAGTAATGGCCATAATgtgtgaggaattctgggaaatgaagtccatgcatctcaGGATGCCCAGGATGAAGAAGGCTGCTTTGGGTTTTCATGAGCTTTTCCTCTGTGATCCTCTGTAATAATCACTGTACGGTTCTTTGCGGGTCAGTAGATGTTCTGAACGTACATGGCTGAGTTCAATCCCAAGACGTCTCAGTCCCTGGAGTGGCACCTGCTGGCCAGAGTACACGTTACTGGGTTGCCACAGGGTGGGGTACACAACAGAAAGCCTTTTGCGGGTTCTGACAAGGGTTTGTGCTGAAAACAAACAGGTGCTGTTTTTGTTCCAGGGACATCATGCAACTTCTGAAGATGTGGCCTTGTACGTTTTGTGAAGGAGGAACTGCAGTCTTCTGAGCCCAAATCCATGAAACAGATCCTGGGTGGATATGCAGGAGAATCCCAGGAACATGTCTTCATTTGGTAAGGATTTCATTCTCATTTTCAGGATTTGAAGAGGATTGTTTCCGTTGTTTTGTGAACCCAGACTGATCAAGGGACCTCCCTTCCTGGAATCGCAGTTTTAGTTTTCGCTTTTACCTGCACTTGGATGAATTAAATGCACTTGGAGTAAATTAACTCATCAACAAAGCTCACGCTTCCTGAAGTGAAGTGGGTTGCTTTCTTCCCTGCTCTAAAAATACTTCAAACAAAGGTCCCGGCAGGTTGATGGCAGAATCTTTGTGCTTCTGAAACAGGAGAGAGAAACCTAGAGGTTTGGAATAGCGTTGCTGTGGAGGCACTCCAAAATGTAAACTGATTCAATGAAATTAGCATGATTATTCCCTTCATTTTTCCCATAATGTTCCCTTTTGACGAAATCCCAGTTCATTTGCCAGGTTTAGAGTGATTTGGGGGAGAGTACCCAaatctttgattgattgattgattgattgattgattgattgattgatttaaagaatttatatggccactgaACTTAACCACTTACATAATGCAGCACAATGTAAAAGCCATAAAGTGCCATGTTATTAAGCATCTTGGTGAAAAATGTgctggtggggggggaggagttgTGTCCCACCCACTTTAAAGGCAAGCCTGATCTAATCACATACACAATGGTTAAAGCCACATCAAGATAAATATGCCTTCTGGAAGTATTTATACTAAAGTGATTAAAGAGCATTAAACTATGAATGTTTGATTGAGGCTGATTTCTTTGATTGGGCTCGGGCTATATGAATTGGAAGTTATTCCTTCTAAGTtggtgtaatggtgtgtgggagtgaccttgggagacaggaggaagagcagcagaccagacagtggtcagataagaggcagctgagcccgtagaaggaatgggggtgtggcaaacatctcagaaaggaccctccctagtttcttggactgtaaagacaAGGGGggagatgcactttcagacttgcaagattctgttaatattgtGTTATATGTAAATAACACAATAAGGtcagagctagtacttctgggtatacttcttgtctggactacctcgcaaggctgacatcagtcttccaagtctgaaagtacgtttgccacacccccatttcTTCCacggactcagctgcctcttttctgaccgttgtctagtctgcagctcttcctcctgtctcccaaggtcattcccacatgccattacagttgGGGACATTTGGAACTCTTTTATTGGCCTCACGGGCTTTACTTGGGTTTAGATGTTATTTGTAAATGGTACATGCAAGCAGTACCATATGCTGTATCCCCCACCAACGTAAGAGTCAGTGGTGTCTTCTCTCTTAATATCTTTTTCCCCTCTTAATTAGAATTCCCCAACATGACGATAAAGTTAGAAGACAAAGAAGATGTCTCATGGCTTCCAAATAATCAGGTGGCAGAAGGAAGTCAGAGCCTCTCAGTTGACCATTCAGGTACAGAAAGAGTATTCTGGATTTGTGCCCAGTGCTTTTTAAGGTCCATGTGATGGAGCTAGACAAATTAAGGAACTAAATTCCTTAAACGAGGTGTAGTGGAATGTAACTGTTAGAAGGTTGATCTGTGAACCAGGTTGTAtgtaactatctatctatctatctatctatctatctatctatctatctatctatctatcaaatttgtcaccgcccatctcctccaaacggagggactctgggcggtttacaacataaaacagtaactatataataaaattccgatataaaatatagactaaaacaattttaaaaactaccaaatataataaaatcccagtggctgtggtctcattcagtcattgtataggaggggcacttcaaggtactagccagccccaagtacgactattctcctccctgccgcaagcccgatggcagagctaggtcttcaattccctccagaaggctaggagcgatggggctgatctcacctccgggggcaagatgttccagagggcgggcactactgccaagaaggcctgcctcttggaccccgccaggtggaattcccttgcagacggggtccgaagcatgccctctctgcatgaccgggtgggatgggctgatgaagcggggaataTTTACTACCTTAACACTGGCAGTCTACCATATTTCAGCTTCAGTGTTCTCCTTGGATATCTGTGATAAGGGCATAATACTAGCAGTTTAACTTCTAGAATGATTGCTACAAGGATCACTGAGCCAATGTCTCTGAACACTCGAAAGCACATTTGGTGCTCCCGCACAGAGATGTAAGTCACAGTATTATATTGAAGTCTGGTTCAGATGTGTGTTGCTTTCCATACAGAAAAGGATATTCCTTCCTGCATCTACCTGGCTTTGCCTACCTTTACACAACACGGCCAGTGATTGTGCAAACCCCGCCATGGCTGAGTACGCCATGCTTATGCAGAAAACTTGTTTGATAAACCAtggcgagaattgccagatgtacaagctgggtttagaaaaggcagaggaactagggaccaaattgccaatatccgctggataatggaaaaagccagggagtttcagaaaaacatctgtttctgttttattgactattctaaagcctttgactgtgtggaccataacaaattgtggcaagttcttagtggtatggggataccaagtcatcttgtctgcctcctgaagaacctgtataacgaccaagtagcaacagtaagaacagaccacggaacaacagactggtttatgattgggaaaggagtacggcagggctgtatactctcaccctacctattcaacttgtacgcagaacacatcatgcgacaagctggccttgaggaatccaaggctggagttaaaattgctggaagaaacattaacaatctcagatatgcagatgataccactttgatggctgaaagcgaagaggaactgaggagccttatgatgaaggtgaaagaagaaagtgcaaaagctggcttgcagctaaacctcaaaaaaaccaagattatggcaaccagcctgattgataactggcaaatagagggagaaaatgtagaagcagtcaaagactttgcatttctaggtgcaaagattactgcagatgctgactgcagtcaggaaatcagaagacgcgtaatccttgggagaagagcaatgacaaatctcgatcaaatagttaagagcagagacatcacactgacaacaaaggtccgcatagttaaagcaatggtgttccccgtagtaacatatggctgcgagagctggaccataaggaaggctgagagaaggaagatcgatgcttttgaactgtggtgttggaggaaaattctgagagcgccttggactgcaagaagatccaaccagtccatcctccaggaaataaagccagactgctcacttgagggaatgatattaaaggcaaaactgaaatactttggccacgtaatgagaagacgggacaccctggagaaggtgctgatgctagggagagtggagggcaaaaggaagaggggccgaccaagggcaagatggatggatgatattctagaggtgacggactcgtccctgggggagctgggggtgttgatgactgacaggaagcgctggcgtgggctggtccgtgaagtcacgaagagtcggaagcgactaaatgaataaacgaCAACCATGTCATGTGAATGTATCTTGTATCTGCTGGGTTCATGAATGTAGGAGTTCTACATGAGAATAGCTGGATATGAGTTTGAGCTTGGGGGATTGAACACAAGGAAATAGAAAGgaggtgtaatggtctgtgggaatgaccttgggagacagaaggaaaagcCACAACTAGGCAATAGACAAGCAGCAGTTgagtccgcagaaggaatggggatgtggcaaacatctcagaagggacccccctagtttcttggactataaaggtgaggggggaagagaggttctttcaaacttgcaagcttctgttaatgtaaccttgcagtaaagttagagctagtacttctgggtgtgcttcttggctggatcacctcacaaggctgacatcaatcttgcagatGGTCAGATCTAATCTAGAACCCTTTTCCCTCTTCTGCTCCTCCCTCACATGGGAATGGAATCTCCCAGTTGCAGACTCTTTTGGATTGTGATACAtctgtttcctttcttcctgtGTAGGATTTTCTGTTCCCAAATCTGAAGTGATCCATGGGGGAGATCCATGGAttccagagcctgtttcacaagaaaaagaaatcccagtAGATTATGGTTCAGGTAAGATTAAATATCTGAGTGAATTATTGACAGCTACTACACTGTAGCATTGGTGTAACAAATCAAGTTCAGCTTTTAATTCAGCAACCTGGATAACCTTGCTTTGAAGATAAAGCAATCtggagaaatacaggtagtccttgcttaacaaccgggattgggactggaattttggttgctaagcaaagcagtcattaagcgaatcccaccCGATTTTATtgccctttttgtggtggtcattaagctaatcactgcagtcattaagcaaaccatgtggtcattaagtgaattatatggttccccattgattttgcttgccagaagctggttgggaagctcgaaaatgacaatcacatgactgcaggacactgtgacagttgtaaatgtgaaccggttgctgAGTGCCGAAATCGTGCTCATGAGACCATGGGGATGCTCCAGCAGTCGTaattgtgaggactggtcataagtcggtttttccagaactatcataaatctgaactgtcactaaacaaatggtcattaagcgaggagtacctCTACCATGATTGTGTTTTGAAGCATGCTAAAACAAAAttgctcttcctcccctcccccatatATAATGCCCTTAACGTTTAGCTTCATGAAATGTTCCCGTTCTGAAATTACTGTATACTTTTTGTGGGGGGAACTATTATTCATAGTCTGGCTCTAAGTCAGCTTATTGTCCTTCAGAACTgttgggactgcagttcccagaattccaaggcaACAGGGcaaagagaattctgggagttgaagtcccaataCATTTGGAGAATGCCAGGTTAGAAACAGTTGTTCTGAATTATTGCATAAAGTTCTGGGATTTGCACAGAAAATTGTGGATATCCTCTGCTGCCAGTTATCAAAATACCACTTCTGTCACATCTCATTTCCTCTGATCAGAGCTTCCAGATGTAATAATAAAGCTGGAACAGGATGAGATCCCATACGTTCCCTGTCACCGGGTTTCAGAAACAAGTGTGACATTCAAAGCAATCCAATCAGGTAAGTGAGATTAATCTACCCCATTAAGTCTTATCAGTAAATTCACTAACAAGAAAGGTCCATGCTCGCCTTACCTCAGATCCTTTCTAATGCAGTGTTCCCTCTGAGCCAAATGCTTGTTTTCTCACTTAACCTGTTCCCAGGATGCGTTAAGCAAGATGTTGCTTCTGAACAGAGATTCTCAACTTGGATATAATAACATGACACAAAGGGAGGTGTCATCCAGCAGCTCCCACATTCAGTCTGTTTTAGAGGATCTGAAATTCCAAGCTGGAGAAAGACCTTGATCTGGGGCACAAATTACACATGGTTTAGCACAATATATGTAAACTGGAGCACCATCTGGGGAAATCTTAATGATCTTGTTTCCATGAATTAGTCAAGATAGGGAATCAGGTTGTCTTCCAAGAGCGTCTGAGGAGGTGAGGTCAAAGTCCTGTCACATCTCCCACAAATCCCACCAAGATCAGTGACCTGGCATTGGAGGGAGAGATGCATCGTTGGGGGATCCAGATCGATCATCCTGCCAAGGATGGGTCAGGATTGGAGCCGATACCAACCCACACACAGCCAGTACTTAAACAAACAAGGACACTATGATACCTATGCTAATAAAGTAGTGGGTCCTAATATCACACGCAAGTGGAAACATAATTTCAAAACCAGTATGTACAGAATagtataaggcagtgtttctcaaccttagcaactttaaggtgtgtggacttcaactcccagaattcccccgccactGGTATATGGCATAACCTTAACCGGTTTATTTTCCTCCGTCTCCAGTCTGTTTCCGTCCCTTTCTGCTTGTAATTTATTACGGTTCCTGCTCCTTAGCTCAGTAACTGAGACTGTAAAGTCTGTGAGTTTTCTCCTGGGTGGCTGGCTTCCAGACAAAGCCTTTAACTCACATTGTTCCACTGTCTGGCATCTGAATCTCCATACACACAACAGAATCTGTCCTCCTGGTTTTTCCACACTCTTACAAGCCACTCCGGGTTTTTTTTCCcggtgaagtccttggtgctctctgagcttggttgtttgcttgcagacatttcattaccaatgaggtaacatcagtgctggtgagtgtgaggtttgcagCGAAagacacacagacaaaaaagGGTAAGACTAGCTAAGCTTAGCAAGTACAAAGACTAGATGTCAGATCcctccaatcaaaaggttcacagaacagactccgtgttgccagatgggagggggtgctggattagagtgtgaagtggattattatggctaggaatttatggtgttcacacgtcaaggccagagagaggagatacaccagagagccacctggattgggaagtgGGGTGACAAGCTTTAATGGGGAGTGGGGGACaaagtaattatgtgaatgtagttttaaatgtaggttttccgcgggaactctccattcgcagctttgctCTTGTGCTGGCCATTTCACTTCACTGAAACAGTAAAAGGCCTTTGGACTCTAGACTGTtaatgtgtgaatgcttgaatgtgccagtgcttacactaGATCTTTCAGCAAcctggttcagtgtgttgtgagaaCAGTCGTGGGTGgctgccgtcttgactttttgactctcTCTCCCttaccccccccaccccgcagaaGTCCCTGTTGAAAACTTAAACCTGGCTTGATAAAAATGAACGTTCGTTTATCCTGATAGGAGACGGCCATGACAGAATGTTGGAGAGAGAAATGCCATTTTCCTCCGGCTGTGTGAGAGGTTTCACTGACAAACCCAACCGTATCAAACAAGAGAACCAAAACACGGTGGAGAAGCCACACAAATGCTCTCGCTGCACCAAAAGCTTCATGAAAAGGTCCAACCTCCGGACCCATGAgagaatccacacaggagagaagccgttCCGGTGCTCCGAGTGTGGCAACAGCTTCAGCGACGGGTCTAGCCTCATCAGGCATAAGCGGAAACACACTGGGGAGAAGCCGTACAGTTGCTCTGCGTGTGGGAAGCGGTTCAACCAGAGCTCCAGCCTCATCAGGCACGAGAGAAGCCACACGGAGCAGAGGCCGTACAAATGCTTGGAATGTGGGAAAAGGTTCAACCAGAGCTCCACCCTCGTGCGGCACGAAAGGATCCATCGAGAACAGAGACTCTACAAATGCTCGGGCTGTGAGAAGAGATTTATTCAGAGCTCGAGTCTTCTTGCGCACGAGAGGATCCACCGGGGAGAGAAACCATACAGCTGCACAGCCTGCGGAAAAGGCTTTGTCCAGAAATCCAACCTTCTGATTCATGAGATGAAGCACACCGGTTTGAAGCCATTCAAGTGTCCGGACTGCGGGAAAGGCTTTAATCAGAATTCGAGCCTCGTCATACACCGGAGGATCCACACGGGGGAAAAACCGTACAGTTGCTCGCACTGCCGGAGACCTTTCAGCGACAAGTCGAGCCTCAATAAACACGAGCGAGCCCACCGAGGGGACAAGCCGTACAAGTGTTCCAGCTGTGGGAAAAGCTTTGTGCGGCGGTCTCACCTCCTGACTCATGAAAGGATCCACACGGGAGTGAAGCCATTTAAATGCTCGgactgtgggaaaagcttcagcaGCCGGTCGCACCTGATAAGGCACGAGGGGAcgcacacgggggagaagccctacGATTGTTCGTTCTGCGGGAAGAGCTTCAACCGGAAGTCCAACCTGACGAACCACGAGAGgacccacacgggggagaagccttACAAGTGCTCCGATTGCGGGAAAAGCTTCAGCGACAGATCCAGCCTCATTAAGCATGAGCggatccacaccggggagaagccGTACAGGTGCGCGGCCTGCGAGAAGAGCTTCAGTGACAAATCGAGCCTGATCAGGCACCAGCGGATCCACACAGAAGAGAAGCCGTACAAATGCTCCGATTGCGGGAAAGGGTTCAACCAGAGTTCGAGCCTTATTGTGCACGAGAGgacccacacaggggagaagccatttaAATGTGCAGACTGTGGGAAAGGCTTCATTCGGAGGACGGTTCTTAATAAACACGAGAGGACCCACGCTGGGGAGAAGCAGTGAAAACCAGGTTTGTGGATAAGGCCCAGATCAATTACTAACTCCTGGGTCTTCTGATTTGACAGTACTTTGCTTGATGGAAACCGTTGGAGCTGATGTCGGGTAGTCCTAAAGCTACTTCGGTGATTTTAGATAGCCTTAGAGAGATCTCTTTCCCTGCCCtccacccccctcccctcctATTGTGGCATGAGGATTTATACATATGCCCTGGGTCAACAGAGAATGAAGCCTGCTTAAAGGCATTACTTTCTGTGAATTGAAAACGTGCTCAGCTCTGCTGCTGGGATGGGATCCTGACCTCATTCCTTCACGGAGGTATGTCTGTGTATGGGGTGGAGACAGGATGCGCAAGAGAGTCTATAACGGATGTGGGATTGCGGGATTGATACATCAACTGCGTTAAACCTTTCTTTTTCCAGGAAACAAAGCAAGAGTTTGTGatgggaaaataaaacatggaaggTAAAGAATTTATGAGCCTAaatttagaaaagaaacagctgcATTAATAACTGCACCATAAAAAAGTACCTTTTCTGCATTTCAGTATTGTTATCTGTGTCATCATGGATAATAATCCCTGGTGGAGCAGGGAGCCTGGAAGGAGGATGGGTGAAATGACGCAATCTTATGGCCATTTGCTCAGTGAGTGGCTGAGGCATCCTATCTTTCCA
This window contains:
- the LOC134492108 gene encoding zinc finger protein OZF-like codes for the protein MQENPRNMSSFEFPNMTIKLEDKEDVSWLPNNQVAEGSQSLSVDHSGFSVPKSEVIHGGDPWIPEPVSQEKEIPVDYGSELPDVIIKLEQDEIPYVPCHRVSETSVTFKAIQSGDGHDRMLEREMPFSSGCVRGFTDKPNRIKQENQNTVEKPHKCSRCTKSFMKRSNLRTHERIHTGEKPFRCSECGNSFSDGSSLIRHKRKHTGEKPYSCSACGKRFNQSSSLIRHERSHTEQRPYKCLECGKRFNQSSTLVRHERIHREQRLYKCSGCEKRFIQSSSLLAHERIHRGEKPYSCTACGKGFVQKSNLLIHEMKHTGLKPFKCPDCGKGFNQNSSLVIHRRIHTGEKPYSCSHCRRPFSDKSSLNKHERAHRGDKPYKCSSCGKSFVRRSHLLTHERIHTGVKPFKCSDCGKSFSSRSHLIRHEGTHTGEKPYDCSFCGKSFNRKSNLTNHERTHTGEKPYKCSDCGKSFSDRSSLIKHERIHTGEKPYRCAACEKSFSDKSSLIRHQRIHTEEKPYKCSDCGKGFNQSSSLIVHERTHTGEKPFKCADCGKGFIRRTVLNKHERTHAGEKQ